In the genome of Pseudonocardia cypriaca, the window CTCCTCGGCCCACCGGTCGAAGTCGGCCCGGTGACCGCGGGTGTAGAGCATGCCGTTGATGCTGCTGGAGCCACCGAGCACCTTGCCGCGGGGATGCGCGATGCGCCTGGACTGCAGGCCGGGCTCCGGCTCGCCGGTGTAGCGCCAGTCGTGCCACCGGCTGCCGACCGGGGTGCCCATGGCGAGCGGGAGCTGGACCGCCAGGTCCCACGCGTGGTCCGGCTGGCCCGCCTCCAGCACGAGCACCCTGGTGCCGGGGTCGGCGCTCAAGCGGTTGGCCAGGATGCATCCGGCCGTCCCGCCGCCCACGATGACGAAGTCATAGATCGCGTCAGCCACGTTCGTGTCAGCCACGGACGGGTCAACCCCCAGATGACAAATGTGACGAGGAAACGCCTGCGGTTCCCGGAGATCACGACAGGCTGGATCACACTACTGGGCTATCGGCGGGAGCCCTGCCGGACCCCGGGCTCACTCAAACGCACGAACGGCACTTTGTCCGACCACTTCGGACGAAAGTGCCGTTCGTGCGGAAAAGGGCGCCACGCTCAGTGCGCGGCCGGTACCTCCGCGTTCGCCTTCCCGTTCTCCGGAGCGCTGCGGATGAAGAATGCCCCCACGATCGCGAGCACCGACAGGGACGCCGCCACGAGGAACGCGGCGTGGATGCCGCCCGCGGTCTGCTCCAGGAGCGACACGCCCTCCTCGGCGAGCGCCGCCGAGCGCACCGAGAGGATGCTCACCAGCAACGCCACGCCCGCGGCGCCCGCGAGCTGCTGGGTGGTGCCGAAGATCGCGCTGCCGTAGGAGTACAGCCGCGGCTCGACCGCGCCGAGCCCCGAGGTGAACAGCGGCGTGAACACGAACGCCAGCCCCACCGACAGCAGCAGGTGGAAGCCCAGCACCAGCAGCATCGAGCTGCCCGACGTGAACAGCGTGGTGGACCAGAGCGCCGCGCTGACGGCGGCCGTGCCGGGCACCAGCAGCGCCCGCGGCCCGAACCGGTCGTACAGGCGCCCGACGACCGGGCCGAGCAGCCCCATCAACAGGCCGCCCGGCAGCAGCAGGAGGCCGGTGGTGAGCGGCTCGAGCATCAGCACGTTCTGCAGGTAGATCGGCAGCAGGACGATGGTGCCCAGCAGCACGGCCATCATCAGCATCATCATCGCGCTGGCGACCGTGAACGTCTGCGACCGGAACGTGCGCAGGTCGAGCAGCGCGCGGTCGGTGCGCTGCAGCACGAGCTGCCGCGCGACGAACGCCACGAGGCCCACGACGCCGACGACGAACGCCCCCCACAGCATCGCGGGCGAGGTGCCGCCCGTCGAGTGGCCGACGCTGCTCAGGCCGTAGACGAGGCCGCCGAAGCCGAGCGCCGCGAGCACGACCGACGGGACGTCGATCGGCGCGTCGGTGGAGTCGCCCACGTTGGTGATCAGCCGCATCCCGATCAGGAGTGCCGCGAGCGCGATCGGCAGGACCAACCAGAACATGTAGCGCCAGCCGAACAGGCTCAGCACGACGCCCGACACGGTGGGCCCGATCGCGGGCGCAACCGAGATGACGATCGAGATGTTGCCCATGACGGCGCCGCGGCGGGTCGGCGGCACGAGCGTCATCACCATGGTCATCAGCAGCGGGAGCATGATCGCGGTGCCGCTCGCCTGGATGACCCGGGCCGCGAGCAGGATCGCGAAGCCCGGTGCGACCGCAGCGAGGAACGTGCCCGCACTGAACAGGATCATGGCGACGCCGAACAGCCTGCGCGTGGGGATCCGCCGGATCAGGAAGCCGGTGATCGGGATGACGACGGACATCGTGAGCAGGAACCCGGCGGTGAGCCACTGCCCGACGCTCGCATCGACCCCGAGGTCGGCCATGAGCACCGGCAGCGCGACGCTCATGATCGTCTCGTTGAGGATGACGACGAACGTGGAGACCAGCAGCACCCCGATCACGGTGCGGTCGCGGGCGCTCAGCTGCCCCGCGGTACCGGGTGGGCTCGACGTGTCGTCGAGCACGTCGGACTGCTGGTTCACGGTTTCCCCCACGAGAAGTTCGGTTCGACGCGGGCCGGTGGGCCCGGGCGCCGGAAGTGCAATCTATTGAGTAGGACCGACAGAACGCGCAGGATTAATCCCTTGCCGATCTGAGGCGCCCGTCACTGCGGCTATGTTCGGTGCGTGATCCTTGTGAGCGGTGCCACGGGCAACGTCGGGCGCGAGCTGGTGCGGAACCTGGTCGATCGCGGGGAGCCGGTGCGGGCACTGGCCCGCCGCGACGGTGGGCCGGTCGAGGGTGCGGAGCGCGTCGTCGGCGACCTCGACCACTCCGACAGCCTCCGCCCGGCCCTCGAGGGCGTCTCGGGCATCTTCCTGCTCCCCGGCTACAAGGACATGCCCGGCGTGCTCGCCGCGGCCCGCGACTCCGGGGTGTCCCGGGTGGTGCAGCTGTCGGGCGGCTCCGCCGGCAGCGGCGACACCGGGAACGCGGTCTCGGCCTACATGATCCGCACGGAGGACGCGGTGCGGGCGGGTGGCATCCCGTGGACGATCCTGCGTCCGTTCGGGTTCATGACCAACGCACTCGAATGGGCGCCGCAGCTGCAAGCGGGCGACGTGGTGCGCGCCCCGTTCGGCGGGGTCCGCATCGCCGTGATCGACCCCGCCGACATCGCGGCCGTCGCCGCCACCGCCCTCCTCGAGGACGGCCACGACGGGCGCGTCCACGCCCTGTCCGGGCCGGAGGCGCTCCTGCCCGCCGACCGCGTCCGCGTGCTCGGCGAGGTGCTCGGCCGCGACCTGCGGTTCGAGGCCCAGCCCGACGACGAGGCCTGGACCGACATGACGGCCCGCATGCCCGAGGCGTACGTGCGAGCGTTCTTCGACTTCTACGTCGACGGCTCGCTCGACGAGTCCGCGGTGCTGCCCACCGTGGAGGAGGTCACCGGCCGCCCGCCGCGGACGTTCGCGGACTGGGCCCGCGCCAACGCCGACGCCTTCCGCTAGTACTCCAGCCGCAGGTCGTCCGCGGGTCTTCCCTCCGGTGGCCTGTGATCGGCGGGCGTGGACGCGGCTGTTCCGGTCTCGGGGGGGCGTTCCGCGGAACGCAGTCCGGTGCCGTTCCGGTGACGCTGTGCCGGTGGGCGCGCCGTTCCCGACTCGGGCCTTCCGGCCTCACCCATCCGCTCCGGGCTGTTCGCGTGTCGATCCGGTCGCCTCGTCCCCGCACCTGTGGGGATGGCTGCGTTGGGTTCACTATCGACTTCTGTGGTCGCGCTGGCGGCCGTCCCCGACGCGGGGGCACGGCGGTTCCCGACGAGCGCCCGGCTTGGGTGCCACGCAACATGCTGTGGTCCCGTTCCCACCCCAGCAGCCCAAGTGATCCGCCCATGACCAGCGGAATCGGGACATGAGCCGCACCCGTGCATCTCATGTCCCATTCCTGCCGATCATGGACATTCGCGCAGACACCTGGCCCCGTGTTGGTCTTGCCTGACCATGCGGAATTGACTGGAGGCGAGGGTCGGCACCACCGGAGGTTGCGTGGCACGCCAACCGCAGCAGGCTCGTCCCCGACCGCCGTGCCGCCGCGTCGGGGACGGCCGCCCACGCCACCACAGAACCCGGTAGTGAACCCAACCCAGCCACCCCCACGGGCGCGGGGCGACGAGAAACAGAGGAGCACCCGAGAGGCCGGGGCGGAGGCGAGCGCAGGAAGGCCCGAGCCGGGACGGCGCGCCCACCGGCCTGATCATTGACCAGAGCAACCCGAAGGGTACCGATCAACAGAGTGCAGGGAACGGGCTGGCGGGCCGCCCGGACGACCATGATCCGAACTAGCGGTTGTTCGTGGTTGCCCCCACAACCATGGACAACCGATACACCGGATCATGAACGCCAAGATCGCGAGTAGAGGTTGTCCACGGCTGCTGCCACAGCCATAGACAACCGACACAACGGATCGTGGCCGGGACCACCACCGCGCGGGCCCGGTGACAGCGCCTGACACACCATGATCACGCTCGCCGGTCCGCGGTCGAAGGACCCTCGGCGTCGGCAGGGGCCGCCAATGCCCGCGCACCTCGTGTCGGCCCGTGCGGGTGGTGTGCGGCTACGCAACCCGTCGAACGGGTGCGCGGCCGGACACGGCGCCCGCGAGCCGCCCGCCGCTCCACGACCAAGGGCGGATGGTCGCTCCCAGAGATCAACTGGCGCCCATCTGCCCTTGATCGGCGACGAGTCGGGCGATCCCCGGGGCATTCGGCACCGGGTAACGCGTGCCCTGATCGGGACGAGGTCGAGGGATTCCCCCGAGCAATGGGAGTCGACGATGACGACCATCCCGACGTTCAACCTCCTGGAGCCCTATCGAATCGCAGAGGAGACGTTCGTCATCCCGTGGGCCCTCGAGGCCCCGCCGGTCGGGCACTTCCCCATGAACTCGATGGCGATCCGCGGGGCGGAGCCGGTGCTCGTGGACACCGGCTCGCCGGCCGTGCGGGCACAGTGGCTGGAAGCCGCGTGGTCGGTGGTGGACCCGCTGGACGTGAAGTGGGTGTTCCTCACCCACGACGACCGCGACCACTCGGGCAACCTGTTGCCGGTCCTCGCGGCCTGCCCGAACGCAACTCTGCTGACGACCTGGTTCTCGATCGGCCGGATGGCCGAGGAGTGGGAGACCCCGATCAACCGGTGTCGTTTCGTGATCGAGGGCGACACCGTCGACGTGGGCGACCGCACGCTGGTGGCGAAGCGGCCGCCGCTGTACGACAACCCGACGACCCGCGCCCTCTTCGACACGAAGACGAGCGTGGTGTGGTCGGTGGACACGTTCGCGACGAACCTGCCCGCTCCGATGCCCGAGATCGGCGAGCTGACCGACGACGAGTTCCGGGACGGCCAGTTCTTCGGCGGCCGCCTGGTCTCGCCGTGGTACACGCTGCTCGACGCGGGCAAGTTCCGGGCGGTCGTTGACGACTTCCAGCGGCTCGGCGCCGAGGTCGTCGCCGGCTGCCACTCGCCCGTGCTCAACGGCCACCGGGTCGACGAGGCGTTCGACCTGCTCCGGCGGCTCCCGGACGTTCCGCCGTGGCAGGAGTTCACGCAGGCCGACCTGGACAGGTGGATGGACGCCGCCGAGGGGTCGGTCCCACCGGAGCAGCCCCGCCCGTCCGCCACCTGACGAGCCCGGTCGGCCTTGACGGCCCGACCCGTTCCCCGGGCATGCTGACGCGGTGACGCACGCCGGCATCCCGGAGCTCCCGGCCGCCCTGTGGCGCAACCCGGAGCCGAAGCGCTCCTACGACGTGGTGATCGTCGGTGCGGGCGGGCACGGCCTGGCCACCGCCCACTACCTCGCGAAGAACCACGGAATCACGAACGTGGCAGTGCTCGAACGGGGCTGGCTCGCCGGCGGCAACATGGCCCGCAACACCACGATCATCCGCTCCAACTACCTCTGGGACGAGAGCGCCGCCATCTACGAGCACGCGCTGCGGCTGTGGGAGGGCCTCGAGGACGACCTCGGCATGCCGATCCTGTTCGACCAGCGCGGCGTGCTCAACCTGGCGCACAGCCTGCAGGACGTGCGCGAGGGCGTCCGGCGCGTCGAGGCCAACGTGCTCAACGGGGTCGACGCGCAGTGGCTCACCCCGGACGAGGTCCGCGAGGTCTGCCCGATCGTCAACACCTCCCCCGACCTGCGCTACCCGGTGCTCGGCGCGACGTACCAGCCGCGGGCAGGCATCGCGAAGCACGACTACGTGGCGTGGGGCTTCGCGCGGCGGGCCGACGCCGCGGGCGTGGATCTCATCCAGGACTGCGAGGTCACGGGCTTCACCACCGACGGGGACCGGGTCACCGGCGTGAGCACCAGCCGGGGCGACATCGCCGCCGGCAAGGTCGCCCTCTGCGCCGCGGGCCACACCTCGGTGCTCGCCGACCAGCTGGGCCTGCGCCTGCCGCTGCAGAGCCACCCGCTGCAGGCGCTGGTCTCCGAGCTGCTCGAACCCGTGCACCCCACCGTCGTCATGTCCAACGCCGTGCACGTCTACGTCTCGCAGGCGCACAAGGGCGAGCTGGTGATGGGTGCGGGCGTCGACTCCTACAACGGCTACGGCCAGCGCGGCGCGTTCCACATCATCGAGCGGCAGATGGCCGCGGCGGTGGAGCTGTTCCCGGTGTTCGCCCGGGCGCACCTGCTGCGCACGTGGGGCGGGATCGTCGACGTCTCCCCCGACGCATCCCCGATCGTCGGGCTCACCCCCTACGCGGGGCTGTACCTCAACTGCGGGTGGGGCACCGGCGGGTTCAAGGCCACGCCGGGGGTCGGGTGGTGCATGGCGCACACGATCGCCCACGACGAGCCGCACCCGCACAACGCGCCGTTCACCCTCGAACGCTTCACGACCGGCGCCCTGATCGACGAGCACGGCGCCGCCGCCGTGGCGCACTGAGCGGGAGGGCGCATGCAGCTGATCGAGTGCCCGTGGTGCGGCCCCCGCGAGGAGGTCGAGTTCCACTACGGCGGTCAGGCCCACGTCGCCTACCCCGCCGACCCGGCCACGCTCACCGACGAGGAGTGGGCGCGCTACCTCTTCTTCCGCGACAACCCGAAGGGCACGTTCGCCGAGCGCTGGCAGCACGCGGCGGGGTGCCGCCGCTGGTTCAACGCGGTGCGCGACACCGCGACCTACCGGTTCCAGGCGGTCTACCGCCCCGACGAGCCCCGCCCGGAGATCTAGTTGACCGAGACCTTCCGCACCGCCTCCGGCGGCCGGATCGACCGCATCACGACGCTGCGGTTCACGTTCGACGAGCGCGAACTCACCGGCCACCCCGGCGACACGCTCGCCTCGGCGCTGCTCGCCGCGGGCGTGCACGAGATCGGCACGAGCGTGCGGTACGCCCGGCCGCGCGGGATCGGCGCGGCGTGGGCCGAGGACCCCGGCGGGCTCGTGCAGATCGAGCGGCCCTTCCCGGAGCCGATGCTGCAGGCGGCCACCGTGGAGTTGGTCGACGGCCTGGTCGCGAGCAGCATCGGCGGTCGCGGCCACCTCGCCCACGGCTCCGACCCCGCCCGCTACGACGCCTCGCACGCCCACGCCGACCTGCTCGTGGTCGGCGCCGGCCCCGCCGGTCTCGCGGCGGCGCTCACCGCCGCCCGGGGCGGGGCGCGGGTCGTGCTGGTGGACGAGCAGTCCGAGGCGGGCGGCGCCCTGCTCGCCGCCACCGACCGTCCCGCGCTGGACTGGGTCGCCGCCACGACCGCGGAGCTGGCGAGCGCCCCGGACGTGCTGCACCTGCAGCGCACCACCGCCTTCGGCCACTACGACGACGGCTTCGTGCTCGCCCTGGAGCGGCGGACGGATCACCTGAGCCGCGTTCCGCGGAACGTCTCCCGGCAGCGGATCTGGCGGATCCGGGCCCGGCACGTGCTCGTCGCCGCCGGGGCGCACGAGCGGCCCGTCGTGTTCACCGACAACGACCGCCCGGGGATCATGCTCGCCGGGGCGTCCCGCACCTACCTGCACCGGTACGGCGTGCTGGCCGGCCGGGAGGTGGTGGTGTTCACCACCGACGACGCCGCGTACGCCGCGGCCGTCGACCTCGCCGATGCCGGTGCCCGCGTCGCCGCCGTGGTCGACGCGCGGCCATCGGCCCCGCCGGAGTGGCGGGCGGCGTGCGCGGAGCGCGGGATCCCCGTGCGGGAGGACGCCGTCGTGACCGGCACCGCAGGCGTGGAGCGCGTACGGGCGGCGCTGGTGGACGGCGAGCCGGTGCACTGCGACCTGCTGCTGGTGAGCGGCGGCTGGAACCCGGCGGTGCACCTGGTGAGCCAGGCCGGCGGGACCCTGCGCTACGACGAGCCGCTCGGCGCCTTCCTGCCGGCCACGCTCCCGCCAGCCACCAGCGTGGCGGGCGCCGCCAACGGCACCCTCGACCTCGCGGGCTGCCTCGCCGAGGGCGCGCGGGCCGCCGCGACGGCGCTCGGGGTCGACCCGGTCCCGCTCCCCCGAACGGAACCCGCGCCACAACGCACCGCGCAACGAGTGCTGTGGCGGGTGCCCGGTGACGAGCACGCCCAGTTCGTCGACGTCCAGCGCGACGCCACCGTCGCCGACATCGCCCGCGCCCTCGGCGCAGGGATGCGCAGCATCGAGCACGTCAAGCGGTACACCACGATCGGCACCGCGCACGACCAGGGCAAGACGTCCGGCATCGTCGCCGCCGGGATCACGGCCGAGCTGCTCGGCGTGCCCGTCGCGACGCTCGGCACCACGACGTTCCGCGCGCCCTACACGCCGGTGGCGTTCGCCGCGCTGGCCGGCCGCCACCGCGGCGTGCGGTACGACCCGGAGCGCACCACCCCGGTGCACGACTGGCACGTCGCGCGCGGTGCCGTGTTCGAGGACGTCGGCCAGTGGAAGCGGCCCCGCTACTACCCGCTTCCCGGCGAGGACATGGAGGCGGCGGTGCTGCGCGAGTGCGCGGCCGTCCGGCGGGGCGTCGGGATCATGGACGGGTCGACGCTCGGCATGATCGACGTGGCCGGCCCGGACGCCGGTGAGCTGCTCGACCGGCTCTACACCAACGTGATGAGCAGCCTGCGGGTCGGCCGGATCCGCTACGGCGTGATGTGCAAGGCCGACGGGATGGTGTTCGACGACGGCACCGTCATGCGGCTTGCCGAGGACCGCTTCCTGGTCTCCACCACCACCGGCGGGGCCGCCGCGGTCCTGGACTGGATGGAGGAGTGGCTGCAGACCGAGTGGCCGCACCTGCGGGTGCGCCTCACCTCGGTCACCGACCACTGGGCGACCTTCCCCGTGGTCGGCCCGCGCTCCCGGGACGTGATCGGCGCGGTCTTCCCGGACGTCGACGGGTCGGCGGCCGGGTTCCCGTTCATGACCTGGCGGGACACCGGCCTCGGCGGGGTGCCGGTGCGGCTGGCCCGGATCAGCTTCTCCGGCGAGCTGGCGTTCGAGGTGAACGTGGACGCCTGGCACGCCCGCGCGGTGTGGGACCGGCTGATCGCCGCGGGCGAGCCGCACGGCATCACCCCCTACGGCACCGAGACGATGCACGTGCTGCGCGCCGAGAAGGGCTACCCGATCGTCGGCCAGGACACCGACGGCACGGTCACCCCGCACGACCTGGGCATGGAGTGGATCGTGTCGGCGAAGAAGCCCGACTTCGTCGGGAAGCGCTCGTTCGCCCGCCCGTCCGACCAGGACCCGCAGCGCAAGCACCTGGTCGGGCTGCTCCCCCGCGACCCGGCGTTCCTCCTGCCGGAAGGGGCGCAGCTCGTCGGCACACCGACGCTGCCCGAGCCGCCCGTGCCGATGCTGGGCCACGTCACGTCCAGCTACCGCAGCGCCGAGCTCGGCCGCACCTTCGCCCTCGCGCTGGTGCGCGGGGGCCGCGACCGGATCGGACAGACCCTGCACGTGCCGGTCGGCGGCACGACCGTTCCGGTGGAGGTCACCTCGCCGGTGTTCGTCGACCCGGAGGGAACCCGCCGTGACGGCTGACCCGCTCCCCCGCACCGGCCCCCTGGACGCCTGGGCCGACCGGTTCGCCGCGCTTCCCGCGGGCATCCGGATCACGGCCGACCCGTTCGTCCCGATGGCCGACGTCCGCGCCGACGCGGCCACCGCAGCCGCGCTCGGGCTACCGACCACGCCGAACACCTGGGCGGGCCGCGGTGGCGGGCGGGCGATCTGGCTGGGGCCGGACGAGTGGCTGGTCACCGGTTCGCCCGGGGACCTGCCGGGCGCGGACGTCGTGGTCGACGTGTCCGGCCAGCGCACCACCCTGCACCTCGCGGGCGAGCACGTACGCGCCGTGCTCGCCACCGGTTGCGCCCTCGACCTGCACCCACGGGCGTTCCCGGCGGGCTCGGCTGCGCAGACCCTGCTCGGACTGGCCGGGGTGGTACTGCTCGCCCTGGACGACGCCGAGTACGAGGTCCTCGTCCGCACCTCGTTCGCGCGCTACCTGGCGGACTGGCTGCTCGACGCGGCAGCGGAGTACTCCTAGGCCGCGCGCAAGGAACCCCAGAACGAACGCAGCGCATCCGCAGCCGCCGCCGGGTCCTGCGCCATCCACCAGTGGCCGAGGCCTTCCAGCCGCTCCGTGCGAGCACCGAGCCGGGCGGCGACCTCCGCGGACCGGTCCGGGTCGTCGAACGGGTCGGCGGTCGGTTGCAGGACGAGACCCGGCGCCGGGGCGGGCCCGGTGAGCTCCCGGCCCCAGTCGGCGTACGGGTTGGGCACGGCCGACCGGTACAGGTCGAGGATGCAGCCGCCCATCGTCTCGTCGTAGGCCGCGGCCATCACGGCGGCATCGGCCTCCGGCACACCCGCGCCCTGCAGGAACCCCGTGCGCCCGGCGGGTCCGGCGGCCGCCGTGGCCCCCGTCCACTCCTCCCCGGCGCCCGGGGTCTGCCACACCTGCGCGATGTCGTGCCAGACGTAGTCCGGGTGGAACACCGCGGCCACGTCCACGGCCCAGCTGCGCAGCGGGACGTCGTGTGCCGTGGCCACGCGCACGACGAAGCCGGCTCCCCAGTCGTGCCCGACCAGGTCGAGCGGCCCGTCGAGCCCGCGCAGCGCGTCGGCCAGCCACCGCGCGTACTCGTCCTTCGTCGCGCCGAAACCGGCCGGCCGGGGTGTGCCGAAGCCGGGCAGGTCGAGGGCGACCGTGTCGCCGCCGAGGTGGGCGCGCACGCCCGTCCAGACCGCGCTCGTCTCGGGGACGCCGTGCACGAAGACCACCGTCATACACCGATGGTGTCCTGCCCCGTACGGCCGCGCCACCCTGCTGATCTGCCCCGGATGGAGTAGAACCTGCGGATGGCACTCAGGTTGACGCCACATGAACGGGGCTTCTACCCGCTGTTCACCCGGGCCGCGGAGAACATCGCCCGTGCAGCCGACGACCTCGCGGCACTCGTGGCCGCGCCGCCCTCCGAGCGGGCCGAGCTCGCCAGGCGGGTGAAGGATGCCGAGAACGCGGGCGACGCGCTCACCCACGAGATCCTGGTGAAGCTCAACAAGACGTTCGTGACCCCGTTCGACCGCGAGGACATCTACCGCCTCACCTCGTCGCTCGACGACGTGATCGACGCGATGGAGGAGGCCGCCGACCGGATCGTGCTCTACCGGCTCGGCGACCTGCCGGCCGGCATGAAGACCCAGACCGACGTCCTGCAGCGCGCGGCCGCCGCGACCGCCGAGGCGATGCCGCAGCTCGTGACGATGTCGAAGCTGCAGGAGTACTGGGTGCACGTCAACTCCCTCGAGGACGAGGGCGACGTCGCCTACCGCGCCCTCCTCGAGGAGCTGCTCTGCCCGCCCGGCGACGTGGACGCGGCAGGCGTGCTGACGATCCTCAAGATCAAGGAGGTCATCGACTCCCTCGAGGAAGCGGCCGACGCGTTCGAGACGGTGGCCAACACCGTCGAGAGCATCGCCGTCAAGGAGTCCTGAGTGGAGCTCGCCACGATCATCGTGGTGATCGTGATGGCCGTCGCGTTCGACTACACCAACGGCTTCCACGACGCCGCCAACGCCATCGCGACCTCCGTCGCCACGCGGGCCCTCACCCCCCGCGCCGCGCTGATCATGGCCGCGCTGATGAACCTGGTCGGTGCGTTCCTCGGCACCGCGGTCGCCTCCACGGTCGGCAGCGGCATCATCGACCCACCGCAGGGGATCTCGGGCCTCGTCGTGGTGCTCGCGGCCCTCGTCGGTGCGATCGTGTGGAACCTCATCACGTGGTGGTTCGGCATGCCGTCCTCGTCGTCGCACGCGCTGATCGGCGGGCTCGTGGGCGCCGCGCTCGCCGCGGCGGGCACGGTGCACTGGAGCGGCGTGCTGGACAAGGTCGTCATCCCGATGGTGCTGTCACCGATGGTGGGCTTCCTGCTCGCCGGGCTGCTGATGACCGCGTTGCTGTGGACCTTCCGGAGGGCCTACCCGCAGCGGCTCAGCCGCGGCTTCCGCTACGCCCAAACCCTCTCGGCCGCCGCGATGGCCCTCGGACACGGCCTGCAGGACGCCCAGAAGACGATGGGCGTGATCGTGCTGGCGCTCGTCGTCGGCGGCTACCACCAGGGCTTCGAGGTGCCGTGGTGGGTGGTCCTGCTCGCGGCGGGTGCGCTGTCGGCCGGCACCTACGCCGGCGGCTGGCGGATCATGCGGACGCTCGGGCGGCGGATCATCGACCTCGACCCGCCTCGCGGGTTCGCCGCGGAGATGACGGCGTCGGCGGTGCTCTACACCACCGCCTTCGCGTTCGCCGCCCCGATCTCGACCACGCAGACCATCACCTCGTCGATCCTCGGCGTCGGCGCCACGAAGCGGCTCTCCGCGGTGCGGTGGGGTGTGGCGGGCAACATCGTCGTGGCGTGGGTGCTCACGATCCCGATGGCCGCCTTGGCCGCCGCACTCTCGTTCTGGGCGCTGCACCCCCTCCTGCAGTAGCTCCCCTCACGCGCCGCGGACGGCCCGGCCCGGCAGCGCGCCGGTGTCGAGCACGCCGTCGCGCACCACGAACCGGCCCCCGACCAGGACGTGCCGGATGCCCTCCGACGGGCGGGTGGTGTCGGTGTAGGTCGACCGGTCGGACACGGTGTCCGGGTCGAAGATCGTGACGTCGGCGTCGCTCCCCGGCTGCAGCCGCCCCTTGCGGCGCATCGCGGGCGCCGCCGGCTGCACGATCCGCGCCGGCACGAGCGTGCAGCGGCGCACGGCCTCCGGCAGGCTCAGCGCCCCTTGCTCGCGCACGAGCAGCCGCAGGGTGCGGGCGAACGTTCCGGCTGTGCGCGGGTGGGTCGCGACCCGGGGCGGAAGCGGCCAGGCCAGCGGGTCGCGCGGGCCCGCCGTCCACTGGGGCGCGATCGCGTCGCTCGCCACCGCGGCGTCCGGGAAGGCGAGCGCCCGCTGCACGACGCCGAACGCGGCCGGGTCGGACTCGTCGACCTGGTGCACGAAGGCGAGCGCGCCCGGATCCTCCGCGCGCACCCGGCGCAGCTCGTCGGCGTCGGCGATGCGCCTGCCGAGGGCGAGGTGGCCGATGGAGCTCGGGGTGAGGCCGCGCCGGTGCAGCAGGCGCGAGGAACGCGGCCCCGATCCCGGTCATCCCGGCGCCGTACGGGTAGGCCTCCGTGGTGACCGCCGAGCCCTCGCCGCGGACCCGCTCCACCAGGGCCAGCACGCGGTCCACGTGCCGGCCCGACGTGCTGTTGAGGTGGCAGTAGTGCATGTGCGCACCGGTCTCGCCCGCCGCGCGCACGATCTCCTCCGCCCCGTCGACCGCGACGTGCGGGTCGGCCTCCACCAGGTCCCGGGCGTGGGTGTAGGTCGGCACGCCGTGCCGCGCGGCCAGCGCCGCGACGGCGAGGTACTCGGCGGGATCGGTGCCCGGCGCGTACCCGACGAGCACACCGATCCCGAGCGCGCCCGC includes:
- a CDS encoding DHA2 family efflux MFS transporter permease subunit, with product MNQQSDVLDDTSSPPGTAGQLSARDRTVIGVLLVSTFVVILNETIMSVALPVLMADLGVDASVGQWLTAGFLLTMSVVIPITGFLIRRIPTRRLFGVAMILFSAGTFLAAVAPGFAILLAARVIQASGTAIMLPLLMTMVMTLVPPTRRGAVMGNISIVISVAPAIGPTVSGVVLSLFGWRYMFWLVLPIALAALLIGMRLITNVGDSTDAPIDVPSVVLAALGFGGLVYGLSSVGHSTGGTSPAMLWGAFVVGVVGLVAFVARQLVLQRTDRALLDLRTFRSQTFTVASAMMMLMMAVLLGTIVLLPIYLQNVLMLEPLTTGLLLLPGGLLMGLLGPVVGRLYDRFGPRALLVPGTAAVSAALWSTTLFTSGSSMLLVLGFHLLLSVGLAFVFTPLFTSGLGAVEPRLYSYGSAIFGTTQQLAGAAGVALLVSILSVRSAALAEEGVSLLEQTAGGIHAAFLVAASLSVLAIVGAFFIRSAPENGKANAEVPAAH
- a CDS encoding NAD(P)H-binding protein yields the protein MILVSGATGNVGRELVRNLVDRGEPVRALARRDGGPVEGAERVVGDLDHSDSLRPALEGVSGIFLLPGYKDMPGVLAAARDSGVSRVVQLSGGSAGSGDTGNAVSAYMIRTEDAVRAGGIPWTILRPFGFMTNALEWAPQLQAGDVVRAPFGGVRIAVIDPADIAAVAATALLEDGHDGRVHALSGPEALLPADRVRVLGEVLGRDLRFEAQPDDEAWTDMTARMPEAYVRAFFDFYVDGSLDESAVLPTVEEVTGRPPRTFADWARANADAFR
- a CDS encoding MBL fold metallo-hydrolase; the protein is MTTIPTFNLLEPYRIAEETFVIPWALEAPPVGHFPMNSMAIRGAEPVLVDTGSPAVRAQWLEAAWSVVDPLDVKWVFLTHDDRDHSGNLLPVLAACPNATLLTTWFSIGRMAEEWETPINRCRFVIEGDTVDVGDRTLVAKRPPLYDNPTTRALFDTKTSVVWSVDTFATNLPAPMPEIGELTDDEFRDGQFFGGRLVSPWYTLLDAGKFRAVVDDFQRLGAEVVAGCHSPVLNGHRVDEAFDLLRRLPDVPPWQEFTQADLDRWMDAAEGSVPPEQPRPSAT
- a CDS encoding sarcosine oxidase subunit beta family protein, which translates into the protein MTHAGIPELPAALWRNPEPKRSYDVVIVGAGGHGLATAHYLAKNHGITNVAVLERGWLAGGNMARNTTIIRSNYLWDESAAIYEHALRLWEGLEDDLGMPILFDQRGVLNLAHSLQDVREGVRRVEANVLNGVDAQWLTPDEVREVCPIVNTSPDLRYPVLGATYQPRAGIAKHDYVAWGFARRADAAGVDLIQDCEVTGFTTDGDRVTGVSTSRGDIAAGKVALCAAGHTSVLADQLGLRLPLQSHPLQALVSELLEPVHPTVVMSNAVHVYVSQAHKGELVMGAGVDSYNGYGQRGAFHIIERQMAAAVELFPVFARAHLLRTWGGIVDVSPDASPIVGLTPYAGLYLNCGWGTGGFKATPGVGWCMAHTIAHDEPHPHNAPFTLERFTTGALIDEHGAAAVAH
- a CDS encoding sarcosine oxidase subunit delta; this translates as MQLIECPWCGPREEVEFHYGGQAHVAYPADPATLTDEEWARYLFFRDNPKGTFAERWQHAAGCRRWFNAVRDTATYRFQAVYRPDEPRPEI